One genomic region from Gossypium hirsutum isolate 1008001.06 chromosome D13, Gossypium_hirsutum_v2.1, whole genome shotgun sequence encodes:
- the LOC121225029 gene encoding acetylglutamate kinase, chloroplastic, with the protein MGATATGKSLHFCSSQDPLSFLSLTKTKSKAETLNLNFRFSKPPLTPNSRRLRLSIRASSPSSTALNDPPLPSLSNSDLQLRVRILSESLPYIQKFRGKTIVVKYGGAAMKSAELKASVVRDLVLLSCVGLRPVLVHGGGPEINVLLNQLNIPAQFRDGLRVTDARTMEVVSMVLVGKVNKDLVSRINYAGATAVGLSGMDGRLLVARPSPNAAQLGFVGEVARVDPTVLQTIVDNGSIPVIASVAADEYGQPYNINADTVAGEVAAALGAEKLILLTDVAGILRNREDPGSLVKEIDIKGVKKMIEEGKVGGGMIPKVNCCIRSLAQGVTTASIIDGRVEHSLLHEIMTDEGAGTMITG; encoded by the coding sequence ATGGGCGCAACAGCCACCGGCAAATCTCTCCATTTTTGCTCTTCACAGGACCCCCTTTCATTTCTCTCCCTAACAAAGACAAAATCAAAAGCAGAAACCCTAAACCTCAACTTCAGATTCTCCAAACCCCCATTAACCCCCAATTCTCGTCGCCTTCGTCTTTCCATTAGAGCTTCTTCACCCTCTTCCACCGCCCTCAATGACCCGCCTCTTCCCTCTCTCAGCAATTCCGATCTTCAACTTCGAGTTCGAATCCTCTCTGAATCACTCCCCTACATTCAGAAATTTAGGGGAAAAACCATTGTCGTCAAATACGGAGGCGCCGCCATGAAATCTGCGGAGCTCAAGGCCTCTGTTGTCAGGGACCTCGTCCTCCTCTCCTGCGTTGGCCTCCGTCCCGTCCTCGTCCATGGCGGTGGTCCTGAAATCAACGTCCTTCTCAATCAGCTCAATATCCCCGCTCAGTTCCGCGATGGGCTCCGTGTAACCGACGCCAGGACCATGGAAGTTGTTTCTATGGTCCTTGTTGGAAAAGTTAACAAAGACCTGGTTTCTCGTATCAATTACGCTGGAGCCACCGCCGTGGGCCTTTCTGGCATGGACGGCCGCCTTTTAGTTGCCAGGCCCAGCCCAAACGCTGCACAGTTGGGGTTTGTCGGAGAGGTTGCGAGAGTGGACCCCACAGTCCTCCAAACGATCGTGGACAACGGAAGCATCCCGGTGATTGCTTCAGTGGCGGCGGATGAGTATGGTCAGCCTTACAACATCAATGCAGACACGGTAGCTGGTGAGGTGGCGGCGGCATTGGGGGCTGAGAAACTGATTCTGTTGACCGACGTCGCAGGGATTCTGAGAAACCGAGAGGACCCTGGAAGCTTGGTGAAAGAGATTGATATAAAGGGAGTGAAGAAAATGATTGAGGAAGGGAAGGTAGGCGGTGGGATGATTCCCAAAGTGAATTGTTGTATTCGATCGCTTGCTCAAGGGGTTACCACTGCTAGCATTATTGACGGTCGTGTTGAGCACTCGTTGCTTCATGAGATTATGACCGATGAGGGCGCTGGCACAATGATCACCGGTTAA